The Populus alba chromosome 6, ASM523922v2, whole genome shotgun sequence genome contains a region encoding:
- the LOC118043766 gene encoding uncharacterized protein: MVYTYTPAYYSTLHDSITSLCKTILPFSFKKKRLTDAEHRLSKLQSDNLKWQQDSFHQILNLMGLHKEDILSENEVSAFKIHLLETLIASPLEHEQPVILRDKLVFLQELLYAKCISEDEYHSSKRPLLQRLAVQGAEIDSRDVIFAGPKDTKENKEGEWSFIDLKDEKSLIGKETLQFKNRSKPNSAIKQVKGAASVFGFGSSQKLSKHKEEKSIFEIEARLASSGHVSNESENPLWDEGSETKSILMQASLPNESTKESGSNDKSKRKPFKTLFLKEPREGGGGGGDNGLNCEEKTSKSAKKQWGFDGFKKWKKNDSDDETAPLPLNNERSDSEVYSGSYHLVDKVHIKKKLHSNGSASDFFIDKVSGDKIKKEISKIQTELSTTNSSLQFSDDQIEAISTKLPVDKADLKKFCPKSWRDRGDVVLDEVKKEFKDHVGEKMENKRNAAREKHHNNSMRWTTFEDDDENYHPNLFSQQDHHSFPKGQNFTARNDHRAYTNPFSHDYSENNGDKMRTESFQNPFWIPRQQY; this comes from the exons ACTCTCCATGACTCAATCACCTCTCTTTGCAAAACAATCCTCCCTTTTTCCTTCAAGAAAAAGAGATTGACTGATGCAGAACACAGGCTCTCAAAGCTGCAGTCTGATAACTTGAAGTGGCAACAAGACTCATTCCACCAGATTTTGAACTTGATGGGGTTGCATAAAGAAGATATTTTGTCTGAAAATGAGGTTTCTGCTTTCAAGATTCATTTGCTTGAGACCCTTATTGCTTCTCCACTTGAACATGAACAACCAGTCattttaagagataaattgGTCTTCTTGCAG gagCTTCTTTATGCAAAATGTATATCAGAAGATGAGTACCATTCATCAAAGAGGCCTTTGTTACAACGGCTAGCAGTACAAGGAGCAGAAATTGATTCAAGAGATGTTATTTTTGCTGGTCCAAAAGACACAAAAGAGAACAAGGAAGGGGAGTGGTCgtttattgatttaaaagatGAGAAAAGTTTGATTGGTAAAGAAACTTTACAGTTCAAAAACAGATCAAAGCCTAACTCAGCGATCAAGCAAGTCAAAGGAGCAGCCTcagtttttggttttgggtCCTCCCAAAAGCTAAGCAAacacaaagaagaaaagagtatttttgaaattgaagcAAGATTGGCCTCCTCTGGCCATGTTAGTAACGAATCAGAGAACCCACTTTGGGATGAGGGAAGTGAAACGAAGTCAATTCTCATGCAAGCAAGCTTACCAAATGAGTCTACAAAAGAAAGTGGAAGCAATGACAAGTCCAAGAGGAAACCCTTTAAGACTCTGTTTCTAAAAGAGCCAAGagaaggaggtggtggtggtggtgataatgGTCTTAACTGTGAGGAGAAAACCTCGAAATCGGCAAAAAAACAATGGGGTTTTGACGGGTttaagaaatggaagaaaaatgaTTCAGACGATGAGACTGCTCCTCTGCCTCTTAACAATGAAAGATCTGACAGTGAGGTTTATTCAGGATCTTACCATCTTGTTGATAAGGTGCATATTAAGAAGAAGCTGCATTCTAATGGCTCTGCTTCAGATTTTTTCATCGATAAG GTTTCAGGGGACAAGATAAAGAAGGAGATATCAAAAATCCAAACAGAACTAAGCACAACAAACTCCAGTCTTCAATTTTC TGATGACCAAATTGAAGCAATTTCCACCAAGCTTCCTGTTGACAAGGCTGACCTGAAAAAGTTCTGTCCCAa gTCATGGCGTGATCGTGGTGATGTTGTACTGGATGAGGTGAAGAAGGAGTTCAAGGATCATGTTGGAGAGAAGATGGAGAACAAGAGAAATGCTGCAAGAGAGAAACATCACAATAACTCAATGCGATGGACAAcatttgaagatgatgatgagaaTTATCACCCAAACCTTTTTTCTCAACAGGATCACCATTCATTTCCAAAGGGCCAGAATTTTACAGCCAGGAATGATCATAGAGCCTATACTAATCCCTTCTCCCATGATTACTCCGAAAACAATGGAGATAAGATGAGAACAGAATCATTCCAAAATCCCTTCTGGATCCCAAGGCAGCAGTATTAG